The sequence caataatattttttcttaattaaaaaggtaaattcttctcatttactttctttccttaattatacagataaaataaaaaaattcacttactttttttcttaatttaaaatctcaaaatCTGAACTCCAAttactttttttccttaattaaaaaaaaaactcaaaatccaAACTCCagtttttcaattaaatttttttccttaactaaaaaaaaacaaaatcttaaaatctaattcttttcatttactttttttaaaaaaaatttagacaaAACATAACTCCTAGTCCAAACTCCTCAATTACTAGtactactcttttttttttcttaatataaaagGTCAAAAACTTTAGTCTaaaattcttataaaaaaaaaagtgcaacACACACACTTCTCTCTATCTCTCtgcttttttctcttttcaaaaaaaCTTTCAGAATGGTATCTATTGAATCTTCTTCAATTAATGATGAACCACAAAATTTGCCTATTTTTTCCAAGAAAAACCCTAATACAGCTATGACCAAAAAAGGTGTTTATGTTGCCATTTCATACATGGCTTGTGCTGGTTACtctatttttttctctccttaagtttgcatgtttattttcatgatttagttaTGTGTTTTAGGTGTCATTTTGGTACGTGGAATAAGTTGAGATATACCAGAATTAATCTATACGTAACTTAATCATGGTGTATACCACCTTTATCCCATCCAACTTGGGATTATTTTACCTCATCTCTCAAGTGGGGGTAAAATAGTCTAAATATTATAATCTCATAACTATAATCCTCAGATAATTTAATCATGTGTTTAGGGATCATATAGTATCGAAATACGGTGAAATATACCAGAATTAATTTATAACTTTAATCATGTTATATATCTGACTTTATCCCATTCAACTTGAGATTATTTTACCCCGTCTCAGGTAAAATAAATTAGTCCAAATATTATAATCTCGTAACactaaaatccaaaaataattcatttatgtGTTTAGGGGTCATATGGTAAGGTGGATATTCCACGattaaatttataccttcaacTAATCATGGGATATCCCATTTCCCAAGTGGGATAAATTAGGTATTTTTTGTTCCACTAACCAAATGATCTCTTAAAAGTATTTTGCAAATGATAGAGTTAAGTGGTTTGAAATACACCTAAACTATTATTATTTCGCGAGTTTCATACCTCAGactatttattgttttattgacCTAACTAAACTAGCATTTTGTCGCATGGGACAAAATTTGGTCAACTCAGCATCGAGGTATGTTTCAATACAAAGAGACTAACGAGATGTTTGTTATCATCCTATTTGTTATAACATATGGAGtatctctttattttgttgtcaCAAGTACTTgctttatataatataatgctAATGTGTGCGTTAGACGCACATTATGAGTTTAAATAttggtatttaagtggagaagaaCGAATACATAGGTGTGTCTATGTTAGAATCGCGCACCATTGACCCCTGAGGATTATAGGATGTTTCTGGTGCACGACGTGTAAATTGTAGCTATCTCTTTTTTACTTTAGTGTTGATATCAGGATTAGAGGTACATTGAGTTAGATCATCTTATAAGCAACGCGAACATGTTTCAATTCATAGAATTTATATCtttcttcaattctttttgGCAGTTCTCTTGGTCATATTCAATAAGGCTGCTCTATCATCCTACAATTTTCCATGCGCGAATGTGATCACACTCTTTCAGGTAACTACATTATATTAGATTTATTCGAGATACAGAACTATCACATGCTTTGTATCGATTTTTCTATAGTATGTTTGTTTGATTAGGTATCTATCATGTTTACATGTCAAATAAGTATTTAAGGAAATGTTATATTGCATTCACATCACTTTTAGTTCGCGTTTTCATTTTTAAGTGAAAATTAAAGTCTTAAATACATGTCAAAGGTTGATAACATTTCACcaaaaaagggataaaaatcTTGCTAACGCGttaaggataaaaaaaaattgacgtAATGCAGGACATCTCAATAGTCTTATATAAAAACTATCTCTTCCATGATCGGCATAGGTTTTAAGGCTCTGCCTGTACCTTGCAATAGTCTTCTTGCGCGTTTTCTCTTAAGTGGAATGAAATTTTCTCGTGTTTTTTTCGTTCAGCATGTTTAACCTCCTTGAGCCAGAGTCAAGCTCTGTTTTCTGTTGAAGTTGCTAAACATATTTGAATAAGTTATCTGTTTTATTGCTTGTCAAAAGTCATCATAACACTTCTGAAAGAGTTGGtttttggttcttgtggaatcaaactaaatggaagatgaattaatatgaatatttggtaggaagataattagtaggaaatacaagtcaaagattgtatcttggtaggtgaaagttaggcaaaccatataatggtttgctatcttaaccttgacaattttgacacatagcgatgtcatggatgacatcaataggatgaatttattcctataaataggtagctcttaattcattttcatatcatcctttcacttgccttctcaccttctaaggcattgtgttctctctcttgtagtatttcacttatattctttgtatagtgaaataaatattggtgcagttgttctttggtggacgtaggatcattttgatccgaaccacgttaaatattgttgttcttccttgttctttagtttcacgtttccgctaacaattggtatcagagcaaggttctgtctgagtatgctctgtggttgcagcacagtctgaacttccacatcagaaaaggattactttggttttctgtagttccaaatacattgtagtagaaaaggaagaacaagtaaaaaaaaNNNNNNNNNNNNNNNNNNNNNNNNNNNNNNNNNNNNNNNNNNNNNNNNNNNNNNNNNNNNNNNNNNNNNNNNNNNNNNNNNNNNNNNNNNNNNNNNNNNNNNNNNNNNNNNNNNNNNNNNNNNNNNNNNNNNNNNNNNNNNNNNNNNNNNNNNNNNNNNNNNNNNNNNNNNNNNNNNNNNNNNNNNNNNNNNNNNNNNNNNNNNNNNNNNNNNNNNNNNNNNNNNNNNNNNNNNNNNNNNNNNNNNNNNNNNNNNNNNNNNNNNNNNNNNNNNNNNNNNNNNNNNNNNNNNNNNNNNNNNNNNNNNNNNNNNNNNNNNNNNNNNNNNNNNNNNNNNNNNNNNNNNNNNNNNNNNNNNNNNNNNNNNNNNNNNNNNNNNNNNNNNNNNNNNNNNNNNNNNNNNNNNNNNNNNNNNNNNNNNNNNNNNNNNNNNNNNNNNNNNNNNNNNNNNNNNNNNNNNNNNNNNNNNNNNNNNNNNNNNNNNNNNNNNNNNNNNNNNNNNNNNNNNNNNNNNNNNNNNNNNNNNNNNNNNNNNNNNNNNNNNNNNNNNNNNNNNNNNNNNNNNNNNNNNNNNNNNNNNNNNNNNNNNNNNNNNNNNNNNNNNNNNNNNNNNNNNNNNNNNNNNNNNNNNNNNNNNNNNNNNNNNNNNNNNNNNNNNNNNNNNNNNNNNNNNNNNNNNNNNNNNNNNNNNNNNNNNNNNNNNNNNNNNNNNNNNNNNNNNNNNNNNNNNNNNNNNNNNNNNNNNNNNNNNNNNNNNNNNNNNNNNNNNNNNNNNNNNNNNNNNNNNNNNNNNNNNNNNNNNNNNNNNNNNNNNNNNNNNNNNNNNNNNNNNNNNNNNNNNNNNNNNNNNNNNNNNNNNNNNNNNNNNNNNNNNNNNNNNNNNNNNNNNNNNNNNNNNNNNNNNNNNNNNNNNNNNNNNNNNNNNNNNNNNNNNNNNNNNNNNNNNNNNNNNNNNNNNNNNNNNNNNNNNNNNNNNNNNNNNNNNNNNNNNNNNNNNNNNNNNNNNNNNNNNNNNNNNNNNNNNNNNNNNNNNNNNNNNNNNNNNNNNNNNNNNNNNNNNNNNNNNNNNNNNNNNNNNNNNNNNNNNNNNNNNNNNNNNNNNNNNNNNNNNNNNNNNNNNNNNNNNNNNNNNNNNNNNNNNNNNNNNNNNNNNNNNNNNNNNNNNNNNNNNNNNNNNNNNNNNNNNNNNNNNNNNNNNNNNNNNNNNNNNNNNNNNNNNNNNNNNNNNNNNNNNNNNNNNNNNNNNNNNNNNNNNNNNNNNNNNNNNNNNNNNNNNNNNNNNNNNNNNNNNNNNNNNNNNNNNNNNNNNNNNNNNNNNNNNNNNNNNNNNNNNNNNNNNNNNNNNNNNNNNNNNNNNNNNNNNNNNNNNNNNNNNNNNNNNNNNNNNNNNNNNNNNNNNNNNNNNNNNNNNNNNNNNNNNNNNNNNNNNNNNNNNNNNNNNNNNNNNNNNNNNNNNNNNNNNNNNNNNNNNNNNNNNNNNNNNNNNNNNNNNNNNNNNNNNNNNNNNNNNNNNNNNNNNNNNNNNNNNNNNNNNNNNNNNNNNNNNNNNNNNNNNNNNNNNNNNNNNNNNNNNNNNNNNNNNNNNNNNNNNNNNNNNNNNNNNNNNNNNNNNNNNNNNNNNNNNNNNNNNNNNNNNNNNNNNNNNNNNNNNNNNNNNNNNNNNNNNNNNNNNNNNNNNNNNNNNNNNNNNNNNNNNNNNNNNNNNNNNNNNNNNNNNNNNNNNNNNNNNNNNNNNNNNNNNNNNNNNNNNNNNNNNNNNNNNNNNNNNNNNNNNNNNNNNNNNNNNNNNNNNNNNNNNNNNNNNNNNNNNNNNNNNNNNNNNNNNNNNNNNNNNNNNNNNNNNNNNNNNNNNNNNNNNNNNNNNNNNNNNNNNNNNNNNNNNNNNNNNNNNNNNNNNNNNNNNNNNNNNNNNNNNNNNNNNNNNNNNNNNNNNNNNNNNNNNNNNNNNNNNNNNNNNNNNNNNNNNNNNNNNNNNNNNNNNNNNNNNNNNNNNNNNNNNNNNNNNNNNNNNNNNNNNNNNNNNNNNNNNNNNNNNNNNNNNNNNNNNNNNNNNNNNNNNNNNNNNNNNNNNNNNNNNNNNNNNNNNNNNNNNNNNNNNNNNNNNNNNNNNNNNNNNNNNNNNNNNNNNNNNNNNNNNNNNNNNNNNNNNNNNNNNNNNNNNNNNNNNNNNNNNNNNNNNNNNNNNNNNNNNNNNNNNNNNNNNNNNNNNNNNNNNNNNNNNNNNNNNNNNNNNNNNNNNNNNNNNNNNNNNNNNNNNNNNNNNNNNNNNNNNNNNNNNNNNNNNNNNNNNNNNNNNNNNNNNNNNNNNNNNNNNNNNNNNNNNNNNNNNNNNNNNNNNNNNNNNNNNNNNNNNNNNNNNNNNNNNNNNNNNNNNNNNNNNNNNNNNNNNNNNNNNNNNNNNNNNNNNNNNNNNNNNNNNNNNNNNNNNNNNNNNNNNNNNNNNNNNNNNNNNNNNNNNNNNNNNNNNNNNNNNNNNNNNNNNNNNNNNNNNNNNNNNNNNNNNNNNNNNNNNNNNNNNNNNNNNNNNNNNNNNNNNNNNNNNNNNNNNNNNNNNNNNNNNNNNNNNNNNNNNNNNNNNNNNNNNNNNNNNNNNNNNNNNNNNNNNNNNNNNNNNNNNNNNNNNNNNNNNNNNNNNNNNNNNNNNNNNNNNNNNNNNNNNNNNNNNNNNNNNNNNNNNNNNNNNNNNNNNNNNNNNNNNNNNNNNNNNNNNNNNNNNNNNNNNNNNNNNNNNNNNNNNNNNNNNNNNNNNNNNNNNNNNNNNNNNNNNNNNNNNNNNNNNNNNNNNNNNNNNNNNNNNNNNNNNNNNNNNNNNNNNNNNNNNNNNNNNNNNNNNNNNNNNNNNNNNNNNNNNNNNNNNNNNNNNNNNNNNNNNNNNNNNNNNNNNNNNNNNNNNNNNNNNNNNNNNNNNNNNNNNNNNNNNNNNNNNNNNNNNNNNNNNNNNNNNNNNNNNNNNNNNNNNNNNNNNNNNNNNNNNNNNNNNNNNNNNNNNNNNNNNNNNNNNNNNNNNNNNNNNNNNNNNNNNNNNNNNNNNNNNNNNNNNNNNNNNNNNNNNNNNNNNNNNNNNNNNNNNNNNNNNNNNNNNNNNNNNNNNNNNNNNNNNNNNNNNNNNNNNNNNNNNNNNNNNNNNNNNNNNNNNNNNNNNNNNNNNNNNNNNNNNNNNNNNNNNNNNNNNNNNNNNNNNNNNNNNNNNNNNNNNNNNNNNNNNNNNNNNNNNNNNNNNNNNNNNNNNNNNNNNNNNNNNNNNNNNNNNNNNNNNNNNNNNNNNNNNNNNNNNNNNNNNNNNNNNNNNNNNNNNNNNNNNNNNNNNNNNNNNNNNNNNNNNNNNNNNNNNNNNNNNNNNNNNNNNNNNNNNNNNNNNNNNNNNNNNNNNNNNNNNNNNNNNNNNNNNNNNNNNNNNNNNNNNNNNNNNNNNNNNNNNNNNNNNNNNNNNNNNNNNNNNNNNNNNNNNNNNNNNNNNNNNNNNNNNNNNNNNNNNNNNNNNNNNNNNNNNNNNNNNNNNNNNNNNNNNNNNNNNNNNNNNNNNNNNNNNNNNNNNNNNNNNNNNNNNNNNNNNNNNNNNNNNNNNNNNNNNNNNNNNNNNNNNNNNNNNNNNNNNNNNNNNNNNNNNNNNNNNNNNNNNNNNNNNNNNNNNNNNNNNNNNNNNNNNNNNNNNNNNNNNNNNNNNNNNNNNNNNNNNNNNNNNNNNNNNNNNNNNNNNNNNNNNNNNNNNNNNNNNNNNNNNNNNNNNNNNNNNNNNNNNNNNNNNNNNNNNNNNNNNNNNNNNNNNNNNNNNNNNNNNNNNNNNNNNNNNNNNNNNNNNNNNNNNNNNNNNNNNNNNNNNNNNNNNNNNNNNNNNNNNNNNNNNNNNNNNNNNNNNNNNNNNNNNNNNNNNNNNNNNNNNNNNNNNNNNNNNNNNNNNNNNNNNNNNNNNNNNNNNNNNNNNNNNNNNNNNNNNNNNNNNNNNNNNNNNNNNNNNNNNNNNNNNNNNNNNNNNNNNNNNNNNNNNNNNNNNNNNNNNNNNNNNNNNNNNNNNNNNNNNNNNNNNNNNNNNNNNNNNNNNNNNNNNNNNNNNNNNNNNNNNNNNNNNNNNNNNNNNNNNNNNNNNNNNNNNNNNNNNNNNNNNNNNNNNNNNNNNNNNNNNNNNNNNNNNNNNNNNNNNNNNNNNNNNNNNNNNNNNNNNNNNNNNNNNNNNNNNNNNNNNNNNNNNNNNNNNNNNNNNNNNNNNNNNNNNNNNNNNNNNNNNNNNNNNNNNNNNNNNNNNNNNNNNNNNNNNNNNNNNNNNNNNNNNNNNNNNNNNNNNNNNNNNNNNNNNNNNNNNNNNNNNNNNNNNNNNNNNNNNNNNNNNNNNNNNNNNNNNNNNNNNNNNNNNNNNNNNNNNNNNNNNNNNNNNNNNNNNNNNNNNNNNNNNNNNNNNNNNNNNNNNNNNNNNNNNNNNNNNNNNNNNNNNNNNNNNNNNNNNNNNNNNNNNNNNNNNNNNNNNNNNNNNNNNNNNNNNNNNNNNNNNNNNNNNNNNNNNNNNNNNNNNNNNNNNNNNNNNNNNNNNNNNNNNNNNNNNNNNNNNNNNNNNNNNNNNNNNNNNNNNNNNNNNNNNNNNNNNNNNNNNNNNNNNNNNNNNNNNNNNNNNNNNNNNNNNNNNNNNNNNNNNNNNNNNNNNNNNNNNNNNNNNNNNNNNNNNNNNNNNNNNNNNNNNNNNNNNNNNNNNNNNNNNNNNNNNNNNNNNNNNNNNNNNNNNNNNNNNNNNNNNNNNNNNNNNNNNNNNNNNNNNNNNNNNNNNNNNNNNNNNNNNNNNNNNNNNNNNNNNNNNNNNNNNNNNNNNNNNNNNNNNNNNNNNNNNNNNNNNNNNNNNNNNNNNNNNNNNNNNNNNNNNNNNNNNNNNNNNNNNNNNNNNNNNNNNNNNNNNNNNNNNNNNNNNNNNNNNNNNNNNNNNNNNNNNNNNNNNNNNNNNNNNNNNNNNNNNNNNNNNNNNNNNNNNNNNNNNNNNNNNNNNNNNNNNNNNNNNNNNNNNNNNNNNNNNNNNNNNNNNNNNNNNNNNNNNNNNNNNNNNNNNNNNNNNNNNNNNNNNNNNNNNNNNNNNNNNNNNNNNNNNNNNNNNNNNNNNNNNNNNNNNNNNNNNNNNNNNNNNNNNNNNNNNNNNNNNNNNNNNNNNNNNNNNNNNNNNNNNNNNNNNNNNNNNNNNNNNNNNNNNNNNNNNNNNNNNNNNNNNNNNNNNNNNNNNNNNNNNNNNNNNNNNNNNNNNNNNNNNNNNNNNNNNNNNNNNNNNNNNNNggttcggtcaatcgacctacgtccacaaaggagatgagcaatccacaataaatatgagagtacaaaatacagagagaaacaacctcaaccaattcactcggaatacatgggaggttcacacaagtgataacgtatcaaacttgtgccccataaattctctccctaaccaaaactctcaaagtccttaagactacattgtgtatgctgattaagttagaaggaacattcctctatttatagagtcctaaaccttttcctaccagaaaaaggattagtcaatccaaaaccttttcctaaaaggaaatctatttatggtaagaaattagGGCAAATAAATCCCAACACAGCAGACCTCGTACCATTTAAGAAAGTACTGCATTGTACTCCTGTGGCATTATCATATTTGCTTTACATGGTAAGTATTAAGTCATCTTAGCTTTTCGGTTCTTTCTTTAGTAAATCTGCAACACTTTTCTTTGTTTCTCTGGCAGCTGGTGTCTATGGAATCGATTCGTGGAATTAATGTTCCTATGTACACTACGTTGAGACGGACAACTGTTTTCTTTACGATGATGGCAGAGTATTTTCTAGCAAGGAAAAAATATTCGTCATACGTTGTTACTTGGTGAGTAATCATTCTCGTCTTCATGAGGCATTCATATGTAGAACTTTACATAAGACTTATAAAGGGTCTCGAACATCAGTGTAGGTATCATCATACTAGGTGCGTTTGTTGCTGGTGCACGAGACCTGTCGTTTGACTACTACAGTCGTTTGACTACTACAGCTATACCGTTGTTCTCATCTCAAACATCACTACAGCAGTATACCTCGCGTGTATATCTAGCCTAGGTATCTTTATTTATCCATCTCTTCTCGATGAGATGCCTTTACTTGAGTTTTGTGAACGAGTTTTTTGATATATCCCGATATCTTTTATTTAGGAAAATCTAGTGGCCTTAACAGCTTCGGCCTGATGTGGTGTAATGGTAAGAAAAATGctacttatatgattatattgaCTCTGTCTACAGCGCGCTACATAAGGACATTGATCTGTTTGATCTCATTTGACAATGTGAGACTCTGCAGGTATAATATGTACACCGATTTTGCTactttggacagcatacagtGGCGACTTAGACGCTACAATAAATTTTTCCTACTTTTATATCACCGGCTTTCAGGTAATTCCGATCCTCTCAAATAGTTCTGAAGTGTAGTGTCCTGTTTACTAGCTTTGACATGCTGCATATTTTATCGTGATATTCATATTAATCGGTGTATAGTCACAAAACTTTCGTAAGCATGTTAACTGTAGTAGAACATCAGCTTTTCGTAAAGCTATAAGTAGTACTACCTTTGTGAACGACAATAACTATGCCTCAATCCCATGAAAGTTGAGGCCGtctatatgaatcctcactgACTATGTCGTTCTAAAGCAACTTTTGTGAGCCATGACTATTCGTGTTGTTCATTAAACATAGTTCTGCCTTTCGATTTTTTACATGTTTGCAGGCTGTGATTGTTCTGTCATGTGCTCTGGCTTTCTTGTTGAACTACTCTGTATTCCTAAA comes from Solanum pennellii chromosome 1, SPENNV200 and encodes:
- the LOC107031407 gene encoding LOW QUALITY PROTEIN: nucleotide-sugar uncharacterized transporter 3-like (The sequence of the model RefSeq protein was modified relative to this genomic sequence to represent the inferred CDS: deleted 2 bases in 1 codon; substituted 1 base at 1 genomic stop codon) — translated: MVSIESSSINDEPQNLPIFSKKNPNTAMTKKGVYVAISYMACAVLLVIFNKAALSSYNFPCANVITLFQYRVLNLFLPEKGLVNPKPFPKRKSIYGKKLGQINPNTADLVPFKKVLHCTPVALSYLLYMLVSMESIRGINVPMYTTLRRTTVFFTMMAEYFLARKKYSSYVVTCVGIIILGAFVAGARDLVXLLQSFDYYSYTVVLISNITTAVYLACISSLGKSSGLNSFGLMWCNGIICTPILLLWTAYSGDLDATINFSYFYITGFQAVIVLSCALAFLLNYSVFLNTTINSALTQTVCGNLKDLFTVGFGWLVFRGLPFDLLNIAGQCLSFLGSCLYAYCKLKGI